The following coding sequences lie in one Methanohalophilus levihalophilus genomic window:
- a CDS encoding DUF128 domain-containing protein, giving the protein MTDPQIERKLIEIMRIISESDRPIGARAIADELHNRGYNLGERAVRYHLRILDERGFTHKHGYNGRTITSRGAEELEEALIGDRLDFVITHIEDLIYKVDYNPETGKGNVIVNISYVDKNDFDDAIDIIEKASKVSISPKIALFDEDSPLIHVPAGKVGIATVCSITFDGVLLRNRIPVKPAFGGILEMNDWKPDRFSDLISYSGTSIDPIKIFLIRQPTSVLDVLEKGSGRILANMRTIPVSAAERAQGVLESLAKSEVGGMFEIGGENGNVYGAPVDTDMSGVVVAVGVNSIAAVGEAGIPVNTDPVSTIMKYEDLFLP; this is encoded by the coding sequence ATGACAGACCCCCAGATTGAGCGCAAATTGATTGAAATCATGCGCATTATCAGTGAAAGTGACAGGCCGATAGGGGCTCGTGCCATTGCAGATGAGCTTCACAACAGGGGCTACAATCTGGGAGAGAGGGCTGTCAGGTATCATTTAAGGATACTTGATGAGCGAGGTTTTACTCACAAGCACGGTTACAACGGGAGAACAATTACTTCCCGGGGTGCCGAGGAGTTGGAAGAAGCCCTTATCGGGGACAGGCTTGATTTCGTCATTACGCATATTGAAGATCTTATTTACAAGGTTGATTACAATCCAGAAACAGGGAAAGGCAATGTAATTGTCAACATTTCCTATGTCGACAAAAATGATTTTGATGATGCAATTGATATAATCGAGAAAGCATCGAAGGTTTCAATCAGCCCAAAAATAGCTCTTTTTGATGAAGACTCCCCTTTAATCCATGTTCCGGCCGGGAAGGTCGGGATAGCTACGGTTTGTAGTATCACCTTTGATGGTGTTTTGCTAAGGAACAGGATTCCGGTAAAACCCGCATTTGGTGGCATTCTGGAAATGAATGACTGGAAACCTGACAGATTTTCGGATTTGATATCCTATTCAGGTACATCCATCGATCCGATTAAGATTTTCCTTATCAGACAACCAACGTCAGTGCTTGATGTGCTTGAGAAAGGGTCCGGGAGGATTCTTGCAAACATGCGAACTATTCCGGTATCCGCTGCTGAGCGGGCGCAGGGTGTATTAGAATCCCTTGCAAAATCCGAAGTTGGAGGAATGTTTGAAATCGGCGGGGAAAATGGAAATGTTTATGGTGCTCCGGTTGATACGGACATGTCGGGGGTTGTAGTCGCGGTTGGCGTCAATTCAATAGCTGCGGTAGGAGAGGCCGGTATTCCTGTGAACACCGATCCCGTATCAACAATAATGAAATATGAAGATCTGTTTCTGCCTTAA